The DNA region tcTCTCGTTTAgaaatgcttatttatttattgctttctTATATGTTTATAATCAGCAATTTTTacagcatattttattttttttggtaaaacttttggcacaaaattactTACCAACTTTACATGCATTTGGccccagctgaaatctgattggcccctGATGTGCCTCTGTCCTGTCACTCATTTTGTCTATGTACAGTAAAAGGTAAAAATGCATGCACCCCTAAAACCACCAATGGGGCGAATGCACacacatagcttgtctagtccctgcagAAATGTACTGCaaatctagtaaaaagccttACCTGGAGAGTATAGACCGTTAATCCAACTAAAGtagattcattatttttaaatactcttgattttagaagaaacaaattgaaaataaatagaagggtgtccaaatacttttgtccatatagtgtatgttttTCTCTGTGCTTATGTTGTTTTGCATTGTTAAATTAAACATTGTAAACATGCATGCACCTTCAAAATAATACTGTAATGTAGAATAATGACCCAATGTCTCTTTTGCAGTTCGTTTGAGAACAGAGAGCTAAAAGAGGAAAGAGGACAGGCTCagcattatgaatatgaataatgcATGTGAAGTGCTGGCTGGGCTCCAGCTTTCTGATGAACAGTGTGTTACAGTGCTGTCAAACTAAACAAATGTGCTTTTAGCATACTGTACGTTTCCTACTCTGCTGTATAGTGTCCTTCTATTCAATAGAGAACATTTGACAGCATGCAAATTTCGAGCACCCCTGGTCAAAGTATCTGTTATATTAGATGAACGTGAATAGCACCTTTCCTTCCCCCAAACAAACCTTTGTTCATTATGGCCAAAAACATGGAatagctctggaataaattaagagaccacttcagtttctgaatcagtttctctgattttgctatttataggtatatgcttgagtaaaatgaacattgttgttctgttctataaactacagacaacatttctcccaaattccaattaagaatattataatttagagcatttacttgcagaaaatgagaaatggctgaaataacaaaaaagatgcacagctttcagacttcaaataatgcaagaaagcaagttcatattaataaagttttaagagttcagaaatcaatatttggtggaataaccctggttttaatcacagttttcatgcatcttggtatgttctcctccacatgtcttacacactgcttttggataaatttatgccactcctggtgcaaaaatttaagcagttcagttaggtttgattatatttcaaaggtttttaatttggtaaaatcaaagaaactaatcattttgtagtggtctcttttatttccagagctgtactataGTAATTTCATCACAATAGTAGTTTCAGTTCACAGGACTTGTTTctaaggcgttttttttttccacacctaGGCTAGGTGAATCGTGCGCATAACTAACTGACATCATAGAATACAGAAATCACAGATTTGCCTTCACATAAAGGTAACAATGATGGCTGTGACCACTGAGAGAGGTGCTGTACCCCACAAACACAAGCTTTTTTAGGCTTTTCTCTGAGGGCTTTCTTACATGTAGGTAATTTGTGATTTATGGGCATAGATTATGGTAATTACAAGTTTTTAAGAGCACCATGCATAAGATGACGTGTGCTTCGGCTGCAGGCAAATCAAAGTCCCACATGAAATGTTGTGTTGTTGGCTGCAAAGAAAACCCAAATCCTCCTATTTTCTCCCAGCCAAAGAGAACAGAACTGTGTGGCTCCCTTTCATTTTCGATGGCCATGTCCCAGAAACAATCAGCAAGAATATTGTGGTGTTTGTGGGAACCACTTAAAGGCAGACTGCTACGATAACCTTGGGTACACAACAGGATTAGACAGTCCCTATTTCACaacctgtgcaaggtgcgtcacgatgctcattgctatcttacaccccgccaacagtctattttttaatGCTGCACACAtgagtcgtttaaatagcaacggcgcttatgaatatatctacgctgatgggtgtcgTGATCTGGAAACTGGGTGTGTTCGGGTAattttctggcgtattgctatcttggcaacggaaaacacaggagcaacactgactgaatacaatctacacagatgtcaacagtcagatgttcatcgctatcttggcagtgagttGTCAACACAGGTGCCTCCCAACACATGTACACTCCCACTCGTTATGCCCACATTGACATGCAGCAGTGCAGAAACCAGAGGTGATTCTAGGTTGTCTCTCGTCTTGTTTTTAGGCAGATTTTATGAATGAAACAGGATGTCACTCATGTCATCTACGTTTTTAGAAAAAATGGTTCTTTAGGGTATTATTCAACTATTCGAACTAATGTAGTAGCATAGATTGTGACCAAGGGTGCCCATATTTTGCCTGCCCCTATCTCATCTGTGCTGTTAGACTTGTTCAGAAATGGCAGAGCAATCATTAACTAACAATCATCAATCTATAGGAATTCCTATTTGGAAAACTTAGCATGTCCTCAACAATGGCAATGGTTACAAACTGACCAAAAAATCCTCTATTATCCTCTACAGACATAAAGGAATCTGCTGAAAGCACTAAAATCGTATTTAAATGAGGAATTTCAGGCAACTGTAAAGTGCTTATGACACACTAGTTCACAAATCTGTCAACCTGCCCATAtgactcattttaaatattttcccACCATCGTGTAGCACATTAAATTTAAGGCAAAGAAGAGCTGCACCTTCCAGAATGTATAGACCCACTGCACAGATATAGAGGTCCCAGATATCCCAGTGCTTCCCAACAAATGTAGTTAATCCCATGAGTAGTCTCCCTACTCTATACCCTAAATCACTGTTGCTTGGGTTCCAGCAACAATAATCAGTGCTGCCCCCTATGACCCAGGTGCTGTTCTCTCAAACCTGGGATGGTACTTTCTCACAGGAGAAAGCTTGGTGTCCTCAGGCTGCCTCTTTCTCAGTTCTCCAAAACTGCTCTTTAACCTCAGGGGGGAGAGTGTTGAAAATGCTCTCCTCGACTATGAGCCCGCTGCGTTTTAACAGACGACACTCCCCGAGCTCCACGGGGAGGCCCTCCAGCCTGTTTCCCCTCAGCTCCAGCTGGGTCAGGTTGGTCAGCTCCCCGAAGCGAGAGGGCAGAGACAGCAGGCAGTTGTTTCCCAGGTTCAGTGTGCGCAGTTTCTTACACTGGAACAGCTCTGGAGGAAGCTTCTCGATCTGTGGAGGTGATGgacaaaaaaagagaggaaaaaatgtGCTGTAGTAAGAAttttataaaaacttttatttggctTAACATAGACCTTTTATATAGGGATGCACAGATGTGGGTATTCTGTGCTGTTGCTGATATCCAATATTACTCATGTATATATCTGCAAATGCCGTAAAACagatttataacttacagagagactagtcACCCCAGTATAACTTTAGAAATGATTGcgtaacattaatattttttacattttagcatttaaccatgttaattatatgattatatgatatATTATTGAACAATTATTGAACAATTATTGAACAGGCTcgaaaacatttttataaaaagttGGAATAACTAGGTAATATAGAGTCAGTAATTCTGTAACTTCTACATACATCATACTCTATATGATTAAATGGTTGTGGATAGCCATTCTAATAAAGTACTGCCAattgaataggactctctggagcagttAAAACAATTCACACCACAACTAATATCAGGTGTcatcattgagctgtggaactgtgttctctggaataatgatggtgctccatcctatATTTTTTGAGAccattactccaacaaaagtggTATGAACTAATGAAGGAGCAGGTGCCCCAATTTTCTGTCCAATTTCctgaatataatgtaatattcaCCTCAGATTTTAAAATCCTGACCAGTAACCTGGCCATAATTACTTGCATGAACTAACAAACAACTccatatttaatgcaggaggctGCACAAGCATATCCTTCTGGCCAGTATGCATGTCGTTTTATTCACCAAGGATGCAAAATTAAAAACAAGAACATTGCAAGAGTATGGAATAATCTGTATccataaaaaaaagtctaaaatataTGTATGGTTACAAACTCACTCACCCTGTTGGCAGTTACAGCGAAATACTGAAGATTCTGAAGGCTCCCGATCTCAGCTGGAATGTTGGTCAGATTGTTGTGACTCAAATCGAGAAATCTCAGTTTGCGACAGAAGAACAGCTGACTTGGAATTTTCTCGATCTTGTTTCGATTCAAATAGAGGCGCTCCAGATTGGTCAAGGTGCCTATCTGGATGGGAATGTAGGCGATCTGGTTGTACCACAGTTTCAGGCAGACGAGTCGATGGAGATGCTGAAAGCTGATAATCTCCTCAATGGTCTTTAGGTTATTGTCCTTCAGGTCGATCTCCTGCAGGTTGTGAAGACTGAAGATGGAATGGGGGATGCGCTCCAAATCGCAGCGGATTAGCTCCAGCTCGGTCAGGTTAACCATCTTCTTCATGCTGTTGAGAACCATTAGCTTTGTGCCCTCATTATTGATGGACAGCTTCTGCAGGTGCAACCCAACATCAGTCACTACCTGCGGAAGCTTGGTCAGGTTGCTTTTCAGCCTGAGAACCTTGAGTCGCTTTAGTTCTCGTAGCCCATCGATAACAATGTAACGATTGTTCTCTGCGCTGAGGTTCCCTGTGAGGTGTAGCTCACTTAGGTTCTTCAAGCTGTAGATCCAGAGAGGTATCTCTTTAATGTCTGTGAATTTTATGTGCAGAGATTTTAGGTTTTCTCTTAGAAATGCAAGGGCTGGCGCTTCTATTTTGGCAGGCGTATGGTACAACCACATCTCACGCAGGTTAATAAGCTGGGCGATGATTGGAGGAATGGTGACATCTGGGATAAGCTCTAGCTTGAGAACCTCCAGCTCCTGTAGGTCGAAAACTGTGTCGGGGATCCCACTTAGCATGAAAAGATGCAGTTCTAACTTGTCTTGAGAGTTCTTGGTGATTCTCTGCCGGAGTTTGTCCAACGTCCACTCGTTGTTGAGGTTGAGTTGACGAAGTTTGTTCTCGCTAACTTCTGAAAGGAACACTGCGAATCGTTTTGAGTAAAGTGGATCATATTGGTCAATCATGTGTAACATGAAGGCAAAGTCGTTTTTGACATCTGGAATGTCGCTGTAGCTGCTCTCTTCTCGGATCGACTCAAATGAGTACTTTTTAAGGGAGCGCCTCAGCATCCAGCTGAGGGTGTACACACAAATCATTCCATATACAACAACAAGGCTTATATAAAAGCATgctaatattttaaaaagtgtggCAAGAGGATGGGCACAGTTAAACATCTGGTATCCTGTAAGATTTTCAATGTCCACACTACAGTCCACGCTGAATTTTATATTGTGAACGTAGTAACCAGTGTAACAGATAATCAGGATGAATTTAACTACTTTGATAATAGTCTGTCTGATATAAAGCCTGTAGACGATGTCTCCTTCCTCAACGTGAAGCCGGAACTTCTTCACCTTTTCAAACAATGCCTTCGcctgctccccctctttcttATCCAGCACGCCGTTTTCAGAGTGGTCCACAATACCCTGCTCAAACCGAGATTTCGGTGGAGACAGCATCGGTACACTGGCCTCCACATCTTCACTCACGTAAGATGCCTTTTTATCGATGGAGCCGTTCATCTTCCCAAGAGCTTTAGGATCGCTCTCCTCAACTACCGTCTCAGACAGTGCCCGAGTAGTCCATGGCGAGTCAAAACACTTCAAAAGAATGGAGACAAAGTGTTCCAGTTTGGAACTAGTCCAAGGGAACTTGAACCAAAAGTTGCTGCAAGCCAGGAAGATGAGCGTATGCAGCAGCACCAAATATGGGAAATACTTAGCGAACCAGTGAAGCTTGTTTTCATAGCACACAGCATCGACATAGTTGTACTGGTGCCTGTCAAGGTCATATTGGATGCCCTGCGGCTCAAAGGCTGACTCAAAATACTTCTGGCAGGTTTTGTTTACTACCCATTTGCAGGGCAGGCAGATCATCTTGTCCTGCGTGACTTGCAGAGTGCCTCCGAATACTGCAATCATCAGCATCACAACAGACAGGTAGTCTGTGAACACGTCCCACCATGGTTTCAGAATGCGGTAGGCAGGTTGGGTATCCACAAAGTACCGCAGTTCAGTGATGGGAATCATGATTTATCTGACAGGAGgaaaacaaaatgagaaaaaaaaaagaaaaacacaatgaGAACATGATTTTTCTGCTTGATGTTCAGCATTCAGagcaattaacaataataattaaataaacaaaactcagAGAATGGTCATCAAACCACTTTAGACACACATTTAGGAACAGCTGAGTGTACTTTACCAGAGGAGGCGGCTCTCTGTTCTGCCTTCATTTGAAAGAACAAGTCTCCACCAAGAGAACAATTTGGCTTTCTTGTCTGCTATTATTAGCAGCTTCCGCTAATAACACTGAAGAATTGTCTCTTCTAGCTATGGAAAGAGAGTCCATGACCCGGAGTTCAGATCCTGTTTGTCTTGGGGAGGGCAGAGTCTCGAGCACTGTCTCCTCTGTGCACAGTTATATGTTACCTAATAGTCCACATGTTCGGCCAGGAATTGGCACTCATCACAACCCCTGTTTTGTCAGGATGAGGCACAGATTTCCTGTCAAGATAAAGGGACACACCAATGTCAACACCATTTCGCTCTTCAATTTACAAcaatagtataatatttttacatttctttcaagCTTAAGGCTGAGTTTTGTACGCATTTCCTGCCACAAATGGGCAACTTGTAAACATTTAACTAGGCTAGTCACAATAACCAATTTTTAAGATGATAAATTATTTCCAGAAGCTTATAAGATACACGATATTCCCGtcatttcaaaaatatttaatgCAGCTGATATTTACACATGATAATGCAATAGTATGTTAATGCAATTACACATAACATTTAAACAGAAAtgaccttttaatatataatattcttaatataatataatattcttttAGAATATTTAGATGTTggaattgtattttaaaaaatgggaATTTAGAATTCccaaatgaataaaacattaacaGAGTTGACTTTCTGGCTCTTTAATGCAAACAGGCTCAAGCTGGTTGCAAGCATAACCACCAAGACCATGCTGGTTGCCCAGAATGACCAAGCTGGCTAAGAAATTTAAACAGCAAATTGACCAGCAAGAACAAGCTAGTTGAGCagcttgaccagcatgaccagcaaatcCAAGCTTGTTAACCAGCATAACCCtcaggaccaagctggttgaacaCCATGAGCAGTAAggccaagctggtcaaccacTATGACCAGCAATACAAAGCTGGTTGAGCAGCATGACAACCAAGACCAAAGCAAGTTGGCCTGTATGTTCAGCgtgaccaagctgattgaccagtatgatcagcatgaccaagctggttgaccagcaaaaccaagctgGTTAAGCAGGATGACCATTAAGActaagctgattgaccagcaggACCAGTAAGACCAGGCTGGTTGAACAGGATGACCAGCAAGACaaagctggttgaccaccatAACTAATAAGATCAAGCTATCTGACCATCATGAGCAGTAAAAGACCATAAAGGCCAAGCTGTTTGAGCAGGATGTACAGGATGAGCAGCATGATCATCAAAACcaaactggttaaccagcttgaCCTGCCAGACCAATCTGGTTGGCCACCATGACCAGTACGACCAAGTTGGTTGACAAGCATAACTAGTAAGACCAAGCTAGTTGAACACCATGACCAGCTGATTAAACAGGATGACCAGCAATACAAAGCTGGTTGAGCATCATGACCAACATGAGCATCAACCACCACCaagaccaagctgggtgaccaggaTGACAACCaagaccaagctgggtgaccaggaCGACAACCaagaccaagctgggtgaccaggaTGAGCATTAAGACCAAGCTGGTTAGCCACCATGACCAATAAAACCAAGCTGTTTAAACAGGATAACAAGCAAgactaagctggttgaccacAGTCACCATAATCAAATGCAGCATACAGTAGATAGCTTTTAAAATTCACAGTAGTTGAGTAGTAAATGATGGCTATGTTAACTATTTTTTTTGCCAGAATTATCAGATTTTCAACCACTTTGACGCCCTCATACGCCCAGTTTAAATGAACTAAAACCATctaccagcaaaagctggtcttAAGACAGAGTTGTCAGCAGTGTTAGTtacttaaaattatatatttatgtctAGAAAACccttaaattactgtatttttagtattaatattaagTAAACAGCTCAGTTCACCTCTAGCTAGCAGGCTAACGCTAACCAGCCCACTGTACTCAGTAGCCTAACTGGCTGTAACTGGTAGAGTAATAGCCACTAAGCTAGCCGGCCAGTTCACAGTTAACAAGAAGCTATCCTGGCTAACTAGAAAAGCTAACAAGCTAGATAACAGCTACCAAACAAACAgtatttgtgttattaattattaaaagccCAACTATCACAAACTCAGACCGTTTTAGCTATAAAACGAGTTCAGGCACTGAGTTCACAAATTGTTGATTAGCAGGCTTAGC from Astyanax mexicanus isolate ESR-SI-001 chromosome 22, AstMex3_surface, whole genome shotgun sequence includes:
- the lrrc8ab gene encoding volume-regulated anion channel subunit LRRC8A; translated protein: MIPITELRYFVDTQPAYRILKPWWDVFTDYLSVVMLMIAVFGGTLQVTQDKMICLPCKWVVNKTCQKYFESAFEPQGIQYDLDRHQYNYVDAVCYENKLHWFAKYFPYLVLLHTLIFLACSNFWFKFPWTSSKLEHFVSILLKCFDSPWTTRALSETVVEESDPKALGKMNGSIDKKASYVSEDVEASVPMLSPPKSRFEQGIVDHSENGVLDKKEGEQAKALFEKVKKFRLHVEEGDIVYRLYIRQTIIKVVKFILIICYTGYYVHNIKFSVDCSVDIENLTGYQMFNCAHPLATLFKILACFYISLVVVYGMICVYTLSWMLRRSLKKYSFESIREESSYSDIPDVKNDFAFMLHMIDQYDPLYSKRFAVFLSEVSENKLRQLNLNNEWTLDKLRQRITKNSQDKLELHLFMLSGIPDTVFDLQELEVLKLELIPDVTIPPIIAQLINLREMWLYHTPAKIEAPALAFLRENLKSLHIKFTDIKEIPLWIYSLKNLSELHLTGNLSAENNRYIVIDGLRELKRLKVLRLKSNLTKLPQVVTDVGLHLQKLSINNEGTKLMVLNSMKKMVNLTELELIRCDLERIPHSIFSLHNLQEIDLKDNNLKTIEEIISFQHLHRLVCLKLWYNQIAYIPIQIGTLTNLERLYLNRNKIEKIPSQLFFCRKLRFLDLSHNNLTNIPAEIGSLQNLQYFAVTANRIEKLPPELFQCKKLRTLNLGNNCLLSLPSRFGELTNLTQLELRGNRLEGLPVELGECRLLKRSGLIVEESIFNTLPPEVKEQFWRTEKEAA